The following proteins are encoded in a genomic region of Desulfosporosinus youngiae DSM 17734:
- a CDS encoding ABC transporter permease, whose protein sequence is MNFLESIRVSLRALRANKLRSALTMLGIIIGVAAVIAMVGIGNGATASITSQIQGMGSNLLTISPGQTNTGGVNGGAGSSASLTMTDVSKIKVGGAVKAVAPLTSTNAQVVLGSGNTSASINGTTADYEIIRNVTMARGRFITQEDVNSSARVAVLGPNVVEALMGDANADIVGKNIKINNVPFQVIGVTTATGSTGFQSNDDLITAPISTIQARLIGKKTVRSILVSATSEDLMQTAQDEITAALRKAHKIQDGKENDFRIQNQADMLETMQSVTQTMTMLLGGIAGISLLVGGIGIMNIMLVSVTERTREIGIRKAIGAKGRDILLQFLIEAVVLSILGGGIGIALGYGGANLAGKVLAMDTSISVTSVFMAFGFSAAIGIIFGVFPARKAAAMDPIDALRFE, encoded by the coding sequence GTGAACTTTTTAGAAAGTATCCGGGTCTCTCTCAGGGCTTTGCGGGCGAACAAACTGCGGTCCGCCTTGACGATGCTGGGGATTATTATTGGAGTGGCTGCGGTCATTGCCATGGTAGGTATCGGAAATGGAGCAACCGCTTCGATCACTTCCCAGATTCAGGGAATGGGGTCTAACCTGCTTACGATCAGCCCGGGGCAAACCAATACCGGAGGGGTTAATGGGGGAGCAGGCAGCTCAGCCAGCTTAACCATGACGGATGTTTCCAAGATTAAAGTCGGAGGGGCAGTGAAAGCCGTCGCGCCGCTGACAAGTACAAATGCCCAAGTGGTCTTGGGGTCCGGCAACACCTCCGCAAGTATTAATGGAACCACTGCCGACTATGAGATTATTAGAAATGTCACAATGGCCAGGGGACGTTTTATTACCCAGGAGGACGTGAATAGCAGCGCCAGAGTCGCTGTTCTTGGACCGAACGTTGTGGAAGCTCTAATGGGAGATGCCAACGCTGATATCGTCGGGAAAAATATTAAAATCAATAATGTCCCCTTTCAAGTCATTGGAGTGACAACAGCTACAGGTTCGACAGGCTTTCAGAGCAATGATGACTTGATTACCGCTCCGATCTCTACGATTCAGGCACGTTTAATAGGAAAGAAGACCGTGCGCAGTATTCTGGTTTCAGCGACTTCCGAGGATCTGATGCAAACGGCCCAAGATGAGATCACAGCAGCTTTGCGCAAAGCACATAAGATCCAGGATGGCAAAGAGAACGACTTCAGGATTCAGAATCAGGCCGACATGCTGGAAACCATGCAAAGCGTTACTCAAACCATGACCATGCTCCTTGGCGGAATCGCCGGGATTTCGCTGCTGGTGGGCGGCATCGGAATCATGAATATCATGCTGGTTTCGGTCACAGAACGGACTCGTGAGATCGGAATCCGCAAAGCGATCGGGGCGAAAGGCAGGGATATTTTACTGCAGTTCCTTATCGAGGCCGTTGTGCTCAGTATCTTAGGAGGCGGCATAGGCATTGCCCTCGGTTATGGAGGAGCTAACTTGGCTGGAAAAGTCTTAGCAATGGATACCAGTATTTCTGTGACTTCAGTATTTATGGCTTTCGGCTTCTCGGCGGCTATCGGCATTATCTTCGGGGTCTTTCCGGCCAGGAAGGCTGCAGCCATGGATCCGATTGATGCTCTGAGATTTGAGTAA